The Treponema medium genome has a window encoding:
- a CDS encoding CC/Se motif family (seleno)protein, with protein sequence MTVTVDEKARAFLAKHNETSVYTYLGGCRTUGGVVPQPAVFAGSPDSLDDYDTFTADGITVYVRKGTQTENGTLTVTVVKMLWMDSLAVEGMAY encoded by the coding sequence ATGACAGTTACTGTTGATGAAAAAGCAAGAGCTTTTCTTGCAAAACACAATGAAACCAGCGTGTATACCTACTTAGGTGGATGCCGCACGTGAGGCGGCGTCGTACCTCAACCGGCCGTGTTTGCCGGTTCGCCTGATTCGCTCGATGACTACGACACCTTTACTGCTGACGGCATTACCGTCTATGTACGCAAGGGTACTCAAACCGAAAATGGCACCCTTACCGTTACAGTGGTTAAGATGTTGTGGATGGATTCTTTAGCAGTAGAAGGGATGGCATATTAG
- a CDS encoding YoaK family protein has translation MNKRHNLILTILIHLLTFIAGFLNGVFFITAGTAVSHHTGTITRVALTLSKGAVAEAAAFLLLILSFYIGACISGMLFHKSDCTFSKRYGILLLVFSTVFFAIAVIRPPLRIVLSITCMVLGIQNGMFIPYNGILIRTSHFSGYLTDAGIAMGKVLRGKRQELLRSVHYLSGIIYFAAGAAASAFIPSALFFYIIAVLYFFTAVFYFAFLGKSIT, from the coding sequence GTGAACAAAAGACACAATCTTATTCTAACGATATTAATACATCTGCTAACTTTTATCGCAGGATTTCTGAACGGTGTATTTTTTATTACAGCCGGTACGGCAGTCAGCCATCATACCGGTACTATTACTCGTGTAGCGCTTACTCTTTCCAAAGGAGCTGTTGCGGAGGCTGCCGCCTTTTTATTGCTTATTCTTTCTTTTTATATCGGAGCATGTATCTCCGGTATGCTTTTTCATAAGAGTGATTGCACATTCTCAAAACGCTACGGTATTCTTTTATTGGTTTTCTCAACAGTGTTTTTCGCGATCGCTGTTATAAGGCCGCCATTACGTATTGTCCTTTCAATAACATGTATGGTACTCGGCATACAAAACGGCATGTTCATTCCGTATAATGGTATATTGATACGCACCTCGCATTTCAGCGGCTATTTAACGGATGCAGGTATTGCAATGGGGAAGGTTCTCCGTGGAAAACGGCAAGAGCTGCTGCGCAGTGTACACTATCTGTCCGGTATTATATATTTTGCCGCCGGTGCAGCCGCTTCTGCATTTATACCTTCCGCTTTGTTTTTTTATATCATTGCAGTTCTCTATTTCTTTACTGCGGTATTTTATTTTGCTTTTCTTGGAAAATCTATAACCTAA
- a CDS encoding nitroreductase family protein: protein MDLQTCMEQRRSVRKYTNQPVSHELVREIIQAATLAPSWKNSQVSRYYVAEGNAEKELAKCLADFNQRNVQNAPVLIVSTVVNKRSGFTRDGEYETHLKDGFQYYDHGMQAMNLCLKAHELGLATLIMGIYDEAAIRKFFNIDENQIIVAVIAVGYAAEEPPMPKRKTVDDITVFKE, encoded by the coding sequence ATGGATTTACAAACATGTATGGAACAGCGTCGAAGCGTGCGCAAATATACAAATCAGCCTGTATCGCATGAGCTGGTGCGGGAAATTATTCAGGCGGCGACTCTGGCTCCTTCGTGGAAAAATTCTCAAGTTTCGCGCTATTATGTGGCGGAAGGTAATGCTGAAAAAGAGCTTGCAAAATGTCTTGCGGATTTTAATCAGCGAAATGTGCAAAACGCGCCGGTCTTGATTGTGTCTACAGTGGTCAACAAGCGTTCAGGCTTTACACGGGACGGTGAATATGAAACGCACCTTAAAGACGGCTTTCAATATTACGACCATGGAATGCAGGCGATGAACCTCTGCCTTAAAGCGCATGAGTTGGGGCTTGCAACGCTCATCATGGGAATTTACGATGAGGCGGCAATCAGAAAGTTTTTTAATATTGATGAAAATCAAATCATCGTTGCTGTTATTGCCGTAGGCTATGCTGCCGAAGAGCCGCCGATGCCGAAACGGAAAACCGTGGACGATATTACGGTATTCAAAGAATAG
- a CDS encoding ABC transporter ATP-binding protein, with the protein MAEAIVIILEVQDICKYYGTGKKQQTGCEHISFTAEAGGIYSLLGLNGAGKSTVLNSISGYRLPSSGDVSICGYSILNEPIEAKRNIGILYEQNPLYDSMTVREFLLFTLQMRGFGNSIQQDLLDEAVEFTDLQEVYAKRIKELSKGYRQRVGLAQAIIHHPRLVLLDEPASGLDPFQLKDFEKKILALSTYAAVILCTHQLELAGRICSQHILLHKGRQIAGGTRAELAERLYEDFGIEEDAASDTLLFKTFEQYAGVTTREFRESAASEAAGRKRSYSETPSSAAGAEQSEAGKRGRR; encoded by the coding sequence ATGGCAGAGGCGATAGTGATTATCCTTGAAGTACAAGACATCTGTAAATATTACGGCACAGGAAAGAAGCAGCAAACCGGCTGCGAACACATCAGTTTTACCGCGGAGGCTGGAGGTATCTACTCCTTGCTCGGATTAAACGGAGCGGGGAAAAGTACGGTATTGAACAGCATTAGCGGATACCGCTTGCCCTCTTCCGGAGACGTATCGATTTGCGGATACTCTATTTTGAACGAACCGATCGAGGCTAAGCGGAATATCGGGATTTTATATGAGCAAAACCCGCTCTATGATTCGATGACGGTACGGGAGTTCTTGCTTTTTACGCTGCAAATGCGCGGCTTCGGTAACAGCATACAGCAAGACCTGCTTGACGAGGCGGTTGAGTTTACCGATCTGCAAGAGGTATACGCCAAACGGATTAAAGAGTTATCGAAGGGATACCGGCAGCGGGTAGGGCTTGCGCAAGCGATTATCCATCACCCCCGCCTCGTCCTCTTGGACGAACCCGCGTCCGGTCTTGATCCGTTCCAGCTGAAAGACTTTGAAAAAAAGATACTCGCGCTATCCACGTATGCGGCGGTCATCCTTTGCACCCATCAGCTTGAGCTGGCCGGACGGATATGCTCGCAGCATATCCTGCTCCACAAGGGACGGCAGATTGCCGGAGGAACACGGGCGGAACTTGCTGAGCGTTTATACGAGGACTTCGGCATTGAAGAAGATGCTGCTTCCGATACGCTTTTGTTCAAAACCTTTGAACAGTACGCCGGAGTTACCACCCGCGAGTTCCGTGAATCTGCCGCTTCCGAAGCCGCGGGACGGAAGCGCTCATATTCAGAAACGCCATCATCTGCGGCAGGTGCCGAACAATCGGAAGCCGGTAAGCGGGGGCGGCGATGA
- a CDS encoding ABC transporter permease: MNRFPAFKALFNKELHTLIYSPALYAAALVLYLGAALPFVGSGYWFSAGLSDFRSFFLNLPFLFCIVIPLLAMNSWADEKKHGTDRLLAAYPVDKRLLAAAKYAALLVCFAGAATLTMVIPLSVIPLVYFDFFPFFLSYCAVLFFGAAFTAWSLALSNISAHTAVSFLLSFFTGIFFTASHVLAQVLPLPSAIVKILRYCSFTLHFESAARGIFDTRDFFFYILLIVAAQGLSVFLLYVQEESR, from the coding sequence ATGAATCGATTCCCGGCGTTTAAGGCGCTTTTTAACAAGGAACTGCATACCCTCATATACAGCCCTGCGCTCTATGCGGCGGCGCTTGTGCTTTACCTCGGAGCGGCGCTCCCGTTCGTGGGTTCAGGGTACTGGTTTTCAGCAGGGCTGTCGGATTTCCGCTCCTTTTTTCTCAATCTGCCGTTCCTGTTCTGTATTGTCATTCCTCTGCTTGCGATGAACAGCTGGGCTGATGAAAAAAAGCACGGCACCGACCGCCTCCTTGCCGCCTATCCGGTGGATAAACGCCTGCTTGCCGCGGCAAAATATGCAGCCCTGCTCGTCTGTTTTGCAGGAGCCGCCACGCTTACGATGGTGATTCCGCTTTCGGTGATTCCGCTTGTCTATTTTGATTTTTTTCCGTTTTTTCTTTCGTATTGTGCCGTCCTCTTCTTCGGCGCAGCCTTTACCGCATGGTCGCTCGCACTTTCAAATATCTCTGCGCACACCGCCGTCAGCTTTTTGCTCAGCTTTTTTACCGGTATCTTTTTTACCGCAAGCCACGTGCTTGCTCAAGTTTTGCCGCTCCCGTCAGCCATTGTAAAAATACTGCGCTATTGCTCTTTTACGCTTCATTTTGAATCGGCTGCGCGCGGTATTTTCGACACCCGTGATTTCTTCTTCTATATATTGCTCATCGTTGCGGCGCAGGGGCTTTCGGTCTTTTTACTGTACGTTCAGGAGGAAAGCCGATGA
- a CDS encoding Gldg family protein — MNTKSISIKMRSVKEYRIQALLLGAIIVTAALLSQRLYARLDMTQQHTYSLSAYTRSILNSLEGTVTITWFRSYNIDGFLPSLQYVEDILAEYQRTADGRCLIIYKDTEALSPQQLNQLGIVARQIERNSNNTQVLQNLYSGLLCEYRGESRVIPFLSDIYTLEADIARFITEMNQDAQGRKLDRSVYVALPEGGTENGAAGNYKYVLPWLEYAGFVPIMLTKPYPELHPEIPLLVIGSSYFDADMLTAVDTFINRHGSAVFFVSANTVDIGGSWEATPKKDDGLLELLARSGFAVQTNLVLDPVNFRMTLPAADGARYEHINYPFWVQVFRQEAEAIPPLLSAAKPVQFFWPSEVVCTAARGKTPLPLLVSSTRSALQQPPYNTDPHGTQLAAAANGEHAAYPLAAFSERGVNTVSGISGADNARLLVVADEYCVSSAVEYTNSDANLDFMVNTVYWIARQDALLQLKNKQPAVLPFRYFESEAVFNRIIAAARIFNLVLVPLLIIGVGAALYIIRRRNHA; from the coding sequence ATGAACACAAAATCGATAAGCATAAAAATGCGCAGCGTAAAAGAGTACCGTATTCAAGCCCTGCTGCTAGGCGCCATCATAGTAACGGCAGCGCTGCTCTCACAGCGGCTCTATGCCCGGCTTGATATGACACAACAGCACACCTATTCGCTTTCAGCCTATACCCGATCGATACTGAACAGCCTCGAAGGAACGGTAACGATTACATGGTTCCGCTCGTATAATATTGACGGGTTCCTGCCGTCGCTGCAATATGTCGAAGACATCCTCGCAGAATATCAGCGTACTGCGGACGGACGCTGTCTCATTATATACAAGGATACGGAGGCGCTTTCCCCGCAGCAGCTGAATCAGCTCGGCATTGTCGCTCGGCAAATTGAGCGGAACAGCAACAATACGCAGGTACTACAAAACCTCTATTCGGGATTGCTGTGCGAGTACCGCGGGGAAAGCCGCGTTATTCCGTTCCTCTCCGATATCTACACCCTTGAAGCTGATATTGCGCGTTTCATTACCGAGATGAATCAGGATGCGCAGGGAAGAAAACTCGACCGTTCCGTCTATGTTGCGCTTCCCGAAGGCGGCACAGAAAACGGTGCAGCGGGCAATTATAAGTATGTGTTGCCGTGGCTTGAGTATGCGGGTTTTGTACCGATTATGCTGACCAAGCCTTATCCTGAGCTGCACCCCGAAATTCCGCTATTGGTAATCGGCTCTTCCTATTTTGATGCCGATATGCTGACGGCCGTCGATACCTTCATTAACAGGCATGGTTCCGCCGTCTTTTTTGTGTCCGCAAACACCGTGGATATCGGCGGCAGCTGGGAGGCAACACCCAAAAAAGATGACGGACTGCTTGAACTGCTCGCCCGCTCCGGCTTTGCGGTGCAGACTAATCTTGTGCTGGATCCCGTAAACTTCCGCATGACATTACCGGCCGCCGACGGCGCTCGGTACGAGCATATCAACTATCCGTTTTGGGTTCAGGTGTTCCGACAGGAGGCGGAAGCGATTCCTCCGCTGCTATCTGCGGCAAAGCCCGTGCAGTTTTTCTGGCCGTCGGAGGTAGTTTGTACTGCCGCGCGGGGAAAGACGCCGCTTCCACTGCTTGTTTCAAGCACTCGGTCGGCGCTGCAACAGCCGCCGTATAACACCGACCCGCACGGAACTCAGCTTGCCGCAGCCGCGAATGGAGAACATGCAGCCTATCCGCTTGCAGCCTTCAGCGAGCGGGGCGTCAATACGGTGAGCGGTATCAGCGGTGCAGATAATGCGCGGCTTTTGGTAGTTGCGGATGAGTATTGCGTAAGTTCCGCTGTAGAATACACAAATTCCGATGCGAATCTAGACTTTATGGTGAATACCGTGTACTGGATTGCGCGGCAGGATGCGCTTTTGCAGCTGAAAAATAAACAGCCTGCGGTTTTGCCCTTCCGCTATTTTGAAAGTGAGGCAGTGTTTAACCGCATTATCGCCGCTGCCCGTATCTTTAATCTCGTGCTTGTACCCCTGCTGATTATCGGTGTAGGAGCCGCGCTGTATATCATCCGGCGGAGGAACCACGCATGA
- a CDS encoding DUF4340 domain-containing protein: MKKETKVLFIILCVLLCGYALSFLHRLSRAGVFSSSLMHEPDIREVAEIRFSIPTRAEPVEMGEMTLIKDGPRFYLRTTNGSYPVRQEIIDRFFSLLGADRSFLPISARPQDYPDYQIDDGHASRIVFVRKDKTILSELFFGMTDAAGAGRYVRTGASVKVFLIDNAFEPFLTVAAPFWLDLQIYAALFRSTGIQGLEYENHTVIRTEANGDAFRALENFLEKFSCIDIYSASPLQSPQTARVRLALGDGTELRFSFTPLQSGDYVFFDSRNSNAYLISGYTCEQLLRHIDAICNS, encoded by the coding sequence ATGAAAAAAGAAACAAAAGTTCTGTTTATCATCCTCTGCGTGCTGCTCTGCGGCTATGCGCTGAGCTTTTTACACCGGCTTTCCCGGGCGGGCGTTTTTTCGAGCAGCTTGATGCATGAACCGGATATCCGCGAGGTTGCGGAAATCCGGTTTTCTATTCCGACAAGGGCTGAACCGGTAGAGATGGGCGAAATGACGCTGATTAAAGACGGCCCCCGCTTTTATCTCCGCACGACAAACGGCAGCTATCCGGTCAGGCAGGAAATTATCGACCGCTTTTTTTCGCTGCTCGGCGCCGACCGCTCCTTTCTCCCCATATCGGCACGCCCGCAGGATTATCCCGATTACCAAATCGATGACGGACACGCTTCGCGTATTGTCTTTGTGCGGAAGGATAAAACCATTCTTTCGGAACTCTTTTTCGGGATGACCGATGCAGCCGGTGCCGGTCGGTATGTGCGGACGGGAGCAAGCGTCAAGGTGTTTTTAATCGATAATGCGTTTGAACCTTTTTTAACGGTCGCCGCTCCGTTCTGGCTCGACTTACAGATATATGCGGCGCTTTTCCGCAGCACGGGCATCCAAGGTTTGGAGTACGAAAATCACACTGTAATCAGAACGGAAGCGAACGGCGATGCGTTTCGCGCATTGGAAAACTTTTTAGAAAAATTCTCCTGTATCGATATATACAGCGCGTCGCCATTGCAAAGTCCTCAAACGGCACGGGTGCGTTTAGCGCTCGGCGACGGCACGGAGCTACGCTTTTCGTTTACACCTCTGCAAAGCGGCGACTATGTATTCTTCGACAGCCGCAACTCAAATGCCTACCTCATCAGCGGGTATACCTGCGAACAGCTGCTCCGGCATATCGATGCGATATGTAATTCGTAA
- a CDS encoding AAA family ATPase: protein MSKDLFETAAAAERLPLAARMRPRSLDEYIGQEHIVGKGRLLRRAIQADRLSSVIFFGPPGTGKTTLAQVIANHTKSNFLSLNAVLAGVQQIRDAIASAEQYKNLYGKPTILFVDEVHRWNRAQQDALLPWVENGTVIFIGATTENPFFEVNKALVSRSRVFQLKALTDADLYRTVERCLQDTERGYGKWKVSFAEGALEHLVETAAGDARSLLNALELAVETSTEHWPPSAGTEIIIDMQAAEESIQQKAVLYDKDGDYHYDIISAFIKSIRGSDPDAALYWLARMVRAGESPHFIFRRMLISACEDIGLADPHALTVVTSAAAAFDRIGLPEGRYHLTHAALYLATCPKSNSSLGFFDALKAVEKEQTEVPNHLKDANRDGESLGHGEGYLYPHAYRDHWIAQQYLPDELIGRVFYTPGYTGYEEKIRNEVLAKRETQLAAIYEAAEGKKAAFTVEDWQARTEGSSAEILEQIRDTLIGLVNLSADDRVLVYRADGGLLLWPSTRITLNGCTAGIFEHQEALQSAQRYAETFEFLNRPIMTIIPACTHPSEKTPAATQLDEKAAASPDGKVLFPELAFDAVLSYNPAATADGFAAFFSRIAQEHTDGARIIFAFALPQQGLRLSVLLPSDESVNRFSAAEAAFFSDSRNTRTAWTENTVAGIAEKAGYRIQLLKKIDYQERRLVTQAELDRWFSAESEYGTAIRIAFGSEKGTLEKIIQQLEQRCRKPAVYTRTVVYMSVSL from the coding sequence GTGAGTAAAGATTTATTCGAGACAGCAGCGGCGGCGGAACGGCTCCCGCTTGCTGCACGAATGCGTCCCCGCAGTCTTGACGAATATATCGGGCAGGAACACATTGTCGGGAAAGGACGGCTTTTAAGAAGAGCTATCCAAGCGGACAGGCTCTCGTCCGTTATCTTTTTTGGGCCGCCGGGGACGGGAAAAACCACCCTTGCCCAAGTTATTGCCAATCATACCAAAAGTAATTTTTTAAGTTTAAACGCCGTCCTTGCAGGCGTGCAGCAGATACGTGATGCGATTGCATCGGCGGAGCAATATAAAAACCTCTACGGGAAACCGACTATTCTTTTTGTCGATGAAGTACACCGATGGAACCGCGCCCAACAGGATGCTTTGCTGCCGTGGGTAGAAAACGGAACCGTTATTTTTATCGGTGCGACAACCGAAAATCCTTTTTTTGAAGTGAATAAAGCCTTAGTGAGCCGCAGTCGGGTATTTCAGCTCAAGGCGCTTACCGATGCCGACCTGTACCGGACGGTGGAACGATGCTTGCAGGATACAGAACGGGGTTACGGAAAGTGGAAGGTCTCTTTTGCCGAAGGCGCATTGGAACATCTTGTCGAAACCGCCGCAGGCGATGCGCGCAGTCTCTTAAATGCGCTTGAGTTAGCCGTTGAAACCTCTACCGAGCACTGGCCGCCGTCTGCCGGTACGGAAATCATCATCGATATGCAGGCCGCTGAGGAAAGTATCCAGCAAAAAGCGGTGCTCTACGATAAGGACGGCGATTACCACTACGATATCATCAGTGCCTTTATAAAATCCATCCGAGGGAGCGATCCCGATGCTGCTCTTTACTGGCTTGCCCGAATGGTGCGGGCAGGGGAGTCCCCTCACTTTATCTTTCGGCGTATGCTTATTTCCGCCTGCGAGGATATCGGACTTGCCGATCCTCACGCACTGACCGTTGTTACAAGCGCAGCGGCAGCTTTTGACCGTATCGGTTTGCCGGAGGGTAGGTACCACCTCACCCACGCGGCATTGTATCTTGCAACATGCCCCAAATCGAACAGCTCGCTCGGTTTTTTTGATGCCCTTAAGGCGGTAGAAAAGGAACAAACCGAGGTGCCGAACCATTTGAAAGACGCAAACCGCGACGGTGAATCGCTCGGACACGGGGAAGGGTATCTGTATCCCCATGCCTACCGCGACCACTGGATTGCGCAGCAGTATCTGCCCGACGAACTGATCGGCAGGGTGTTTTACACCCCCGGATACACCGGCTACGAAGAAAAGATACGGAATGAGGTGCTGGCAAAGCGGGAAACGCAGCTGGCTGCCATATATGAGGCTGCCGAGGGAAAGAAAGCTGCCTTTACGGTTGAAGACTGGCAGGCACGGACGGAAGGCAGCAGCGCCGAAATACTGGAGCAGATACGGGACACCCTTATCGGGCTGGTAAACCTATCCGCCGATGACCGCGTGTTGGTGTACAGGGCTGACGGGGGGCTTTTGCTGTGGCCGAGTACCCGTATCACCCTTAACGGATGTACCGCAGGAATCTTTGAACACCAAGAAGCCTTGCAATCCGCACAGCGGTACGCGGAAACCTTTGAATTTTTAAACCGTCCGATTATGACCATTATTCCAGCCTGTACCCACCCTAGTGAAAAAACACCTGCCGCTACTCAGCTCGATGAAAAAGCTGCGGCTTCGCCAGATGGTAAGGTTCTTTTTCCCGAACTGGCGTTTGATGCCGTCCTTTCGTATAATCCCGCTGCGACTGCGGACGGTTTTGCAGCGTTCTTTTCCCGTATCGCGCAAGAGCATACCGACGGTGCGCGTATCATTTTTGCATTCGCGCTTCCGCAACAGGGACTCAGGCTGTCGGTACTGCTCCCGTCTGACGAATCCGTAAATCGTTTTTCGGCTGCCGAAGCAGCATTTTTTTCCGACAGCCGAAATACACGTACTGCATGGACGGAGAACACCGTTGCGGGTATCGCTGAAAAAGCGGGTTACCGCATACAGTTGCTGAAAAAGATAGATTATCAGGAACGGCGGTTGGTAACACAGGCGGAACTCGACCGTTGGTTCTCAGCTGAATCTGAATACGGCACGGCAATCCGCATCGCTTTTGGTTCGGAAAAAGGAACGCTCGAAAAAATCATTCAGCAGCTGGAACAGCGGTGTAGAAAACCTGCCGTGTATACCCGCACCGTCGTATACATGAGTGTTTCCCTTTAG
- a CDS encoding TP0733 family outer membrane beta-barrel protein: MKRCWLFFFFSVLIWNTFAQEAAETQETETPSAQAPITAYVYEPIRKGDQFIRMGLQLGIPLFNTSPNKFAIKTNIYPGGSIFLGYTHYLTKGVSIGGDIAFTFHLTRGSNLYFAIPFTINAGYTFAIEKFRIPLTFGIGGDFQSYNGTRYFSLFFRPQAGVFYQYSPEWSFGGELSWDIVPQWYKDKSLTRTGNFLNIGFAARYHF; the protein is encoded by the coding sequence ATGAAACGTTGTTGGTTATTTTTCTTTTTTTCTGTTTTGATATGGAATACCTTTGCGCAAGAAGCTGCCGAAACTCAAGAAACGGAAACGCCGTCTGCGCAAGCCCCTATTACCGCTTATGTCTATGAACCGATTCGAAAGGGCGATCAGTTTATCCGTATGGGTTTACAGCTGGGGATACCGCTTTTTAATACCTCGCCGAATAAATTTGCGATTAAAACTAATATCTATCCGGGCGGCAGTATTTTCCTCGGTTATACTCACTATCTGACGAAAGGGGTCTCGATCGGCGGTGATATTGCTTTTACATTTCACTTAACACGCGGCAGCAATCTCTATTTTGCTATTCCTTTTACAATCAATGCAGGATACACTTTTGCAATCGAAAAATTCCGTATTCCGCTCACGTTCGGGATCGGCGGTGACTTTCAGTCTTATAACGGTACACGGTATTTCAGCCTGTTCTTTAGACCACAGGCGGGCGTTTTCTATCAGTATTCTCCTGAATGGTCGTTCGGCGGCGAATTATCATGGGATATTGTTCCGCAGTGGTATAAAGACAAAAGCCTCACTCGTACGGGCAATTTCTTAAATATCGGTTTTGCCGCCCGATATCACTTCTAA
- a CDS encoding RnfABCDGE type electron transport complex subunit D: protein MPYNRTMSAPAPYVYTGINARHTAILVLSLLSLQLIAMGIMHDFVSIFLVISAGAAATLASFLIGYMQGKGSFDIYALVTGLLIGFFLPVNGGFVFSFLIAFMSYFFSWGVFGGKGSSWINPVMLAACIAAVCKPDCFVQPVSFDRIISGGSVFAALDGSGLLQTPTDQYITSMFNSTFLHGVDVTLPEGYISLFLHYPSAVPAFRYNLLTLCSSIVLLSVKTIHKTLPFTFLIVYGLLVYLFPSAAQASAYGQGDILSAILTSGALFSAFFVMNDSGSIPCSWEGRFITGILTGIFAFCIAGPGAIPAGIPFAVLFVDCLTPLIEWLEAYFYKRRRGAL from the coding sequence ATGCCGTATAACCGTACAATGTCCGCTCCTGCGCCCTACGTCTATACCGGCATAAATGCACGACATACGGCTATACTCGTGCTGAGTCTCCTATCGCTTCAGCTTATCGCGATGGGCATTATGCACGATTTTGTAAGTATCTTTCTGGTCATATCCGCCGGAGCGGCAGCAACGCTTGCGTCTTTTCTTATCGGTTATATGCAAGGAAAAGGTTCCTTTGATATCTATGCACTCGTAACCGGATTGTTGATAGGCTTTTTCTTACCGGTTAATGGAGGTTTCGTTTTTAGCTTTTTGATTGCGTTTATGAGTTATTTTTTCAGCTGGGGTGTTTTCGGCGGAAAAGGTTCCTCATGGATTAATCCGGTTATGCTTGCCGCCTGCATTGCTGCAGTGTGCAAGCCAGATTGCTTTGTACAGCCGGTCAGCTTCGATCGGATAATCTCCGGCGGCAGTGTTTTTGCAGCACTGGACGGTTCCGGTTTGTTGCAGACACCCACCGATCAGTATATAACATCAATGTTTAATTCGACATTTCTGCACGGGGTTGATGTAACGCTGCCGGAAGGGTATATCAGTCTTTTCCTTCATTATCCATCCGCCGTACCGGCTTTCCGCTATAATCTCTTAACGTTATGTTCTTCAATCGTATTGCTGTCAGTAAAAACAATTCATAAAACACTTCCTTTTACCTTTTTGATCGTTTACGGTCTGCTTGTATATTTATTTCCCTCCGCAGCGCAGGCAAGTGCATACGGACAGGGGGATATATTATCTGCGATATTGACGAGTGGCGCTCTTTTTTCGGCCTTTTTTGTCATGAATGACAGCGGCTCTATTCCCTGTTCTTGGGAAGGAAGATTCATTACCGGTATACTGACCGGCATCTTCGCTTTTTGTATTGCGGGTCCCGGTGCGATACCGGCCGGTATTCCTTTCGCCGTTTTATTTGTTGATTGCCTCACCCCCCTCATCGAGTGGCTCGAAGCATATTTTTATAAAAGAAGACGAGGTGCATTATGA
- a CDS encoding 4Fe-4S dicluster domain-containing protein, protein MMEFIRFKRGQQQAKYIRLEPQFEGNAFLPQYTLVPLASKTQMSSLPLVSVGDFVNEGQMVARAGNSSSAHVHASVPGIVSGIVDTQLPNGHSFRGLHIKTGGSFSILGKQRTPYLWKQSDQIGLIHFLDLAGLVNTSGETISLAEDIRAAVKQGVKTLTVMLYDKDPTCMLDSFLARRFIREVAEGIGIIAQAMGATKIIVETGTEKKDRALFDTIGTVISDRDLAHLTIPQTYPAGNTYTRSAEKDAVVIDASTALSVYESVQHNQPMLTTYLLLTGKTLEHATVIKVRIGTPIGHLIEECGGFKSKNTHIILNGLLRGTLVDSLDLPVGKGIKSIHAVGKDIDIQQQLDECDHCGQCLRSCPAYIDPINTVRHIQRERYTAETLRSIALCSSCACCSAVCPVRIPLSAIIKSAAERGDSYAV, encoded by the coding sequence ATGATGGAATTTATACGATTTAAACGAGGACAACAGCAGGCAAAATATATCCGCTTAGAGCCTCAATTTGAAGGAAATGCTTTTTTGCCGCAGTATACGTTGGTACCGCTTGCATCAAAAACACAAATGAGCAGCCTTCCGCTGGTCTCCGTCGGAGATTTTGTGAATGAAGGACAGATGGTTGCCCGTGCAGGGAACAGCTCGTCGGCGCACGTTCATGCTTCGGTTCCCGGTATTGTTTCGGGAATTGTCGATACGCAGCTTCCAAATGGTCATTCATTCCGCGGACTTCATATCAAAACAGGGGGAAGCTTCAGCATACTGGGTAAACAACGCACTCCGTATCTGTGGAAGCAAAGCGATCAGATAGGGTTGATTCATTTCCTCGATCTTGCCGGTTTAGTCAATACCTCAGGAGAAACGATTTCTCTTGCCGAAGACATTAGAGCAGCGGTAAAGCAAGGTGTAAAAACACTAACCGTTATGCTTTACGATAAAGATCCTACCTGTATGCTGGATTCTTTTTTAGCCCGCCGGTTTATCCGTGAAGTTGCAGAAGGAATCGGCATTATCGCTCAGGCGATGGGCGCCACAAAAATCATCGTTGAAACAGGTACGGAAAAAAAAGACCGTGCCCTTTTTGATACAATCGGAACCGTTATTTCCGACCGTGATCTTGCACATCTCACCATCCCGCAAACCTATCCTGCTGGGAATACCTATACACGTTCAGCCGAAAAAGATGCTGTCGTGATCGATGCTTCAACTGCTTTGTCGGTCTATGAATCGGTGCAACACAACCAACCGATGTTGACGACGTATTTACTCCTTACCGGCAAGACATTGGAACACGCCACGGTTATTAAAGTACGCATTGGTACACCGATTGGGCACTTGATAGAAGAATGCGGCGGCTTCAAAAGCAAAAATACGCATATCATTCTTAACGGTTTATTGCGCGGAACGTTGGTTGACAGTTTAGACTTACCGGTCGGCAAGGGGATTAAATCGATCCATGCGGTTGGGAAAGATATTGATATTCAACAACAACTGGATGAATGCGACCATTGTGGCCAATGCCTGCGGAGCTGCCCTGCTTATATCGACCCCATAAATACGGTACGTCATATTCAAAGAGAGCGGTACACCGCCGAAACGCTGCGTTCTATTGCATTATGCAGCAGTTGTGCCTGTTGTTCGGCTGTGTGTCCGGTACGTATTCCGTTAAGCGCGATTATCAAATCGGCAGCAGAAAGAGGAGATAGTTATGCCGTATAA